A window of the Brassica napus cultivar Da-Ae chromosome A2, Da-Ae, whole genome shotgun sequence genome harbors these coding sequences:
- the LOC106378131 gene encoding kunitz trypsin inhibitor 4-like → MNPMFYFLLALTTVLAVTADPGGPILDNDGYVIFNGSYLVRPIIFGGGLTLSPLGDNQCPLYIEQQFSKDDIGYPIRFSNWGSGARFVPESENLNVEMVIPVTTCVQSSTYWWVTATEGSKWLFISAGPKPDPGEASSKSFFQIKKVGDFTNGYKIMFCSKDNNCIDVGIVVDEYGVQRLALCTMPFL, encoded by the coding sequence ATGAATCCTATGTTTTACTTCCTTCTTGCCTTAACCACTGTTTTGGCCGTGACCGCAGACCCTGGCGGACCAATTCTCGACAATGATGGTTATGTCATATTCAACGGCAGTTACTTAGTTCGCCCAATCATCTTCGGTGGCGGCCTGACTCTCTCCCCCCTTGGTGACAACCAGTGTCCCCTCTACATCGAACAGCAATTTTCAAAGGACGACATAGGCTATCCCATAAGATTCTCAAACTGGGGGTCTGGAGCTAGGTTCGTTCCGGAGTCAGAGAACCTCAACGTCGAGATGGTCATCCCAGTTACGACCTGCGTTCAGTCTTCAACCTATTGGTGGGTCACTGCGACCGAGGGTAGCAAATGGTTATTCATATCGGCTGGTCCTAAGCCAGATCCTGGAGAAGCTTCGTCCAAGAGTTTCTTCCAGATCAAGAAAGTTGGAGATTTTACTAATGGTTACAAGATTATGTTTTGTAGTAAAGATAACAACTGCATCGATGTCGGGATAGTTGTGGACGAATATGGCGTTCAGCGTTTGGCTTTATGCACTATGCCATTCCTATGA